One segment of Struthio camelus isolate bStrCam1 chromosome 27, bStrCam1.hap1, whole genome shotgun sequence DNA contains the following:
- the CHMP7 gene encoding charged multivesicular body protein 7, producing MCSPGRAAPGPAPAGDLPPEWETDDERMAFLFSAFKQSREVNSTEWDSKMAFWVGLVLARGRRRGAVRTCLRELQQGFERRGSVPLGLGAVLRELLRRGKMQRESDFMASVDSSWISWGVGVFILKPLKWTLSSVLGDSKVPEEEEVLIFVELLQEKAEEVYRLYQNSALSSHPVVALSELRSLCANVCPDERTFYLLLLQLQKEKRVTILEQNGEKIVKFARGLHAKVSPMNDVDIGVYQLMQSERLLSQKVESLSQEAEKCKEDARNACRAGKKQLALRCLKSKRRTERRIEELHSKLDAVQGILDRIYASQTDQMVFNAYQAGVGALKLSMKDITVEKAENLVDQIQELCDTQDEVAQTLAGVGINGLETDTEELEKELDSLLQDSTKEPVDLPPVSQKPLNPAISDAELEAELEKLSLSDGDLAQKTPSASSEPKTALALNL from the exons ATGtgcagcccggggcgggcggcgcctgggccggcgccggcgggggacCTGCCGCCCGAGTGGGAGACGGACGACGAGCGCATGGCTTTCCTCTTCTCGGCCTTCAAGCAGAGCCGCGAGGTGAACAGCACCGAGTGGGACAGCAAGATGGCCTTCTGGGTCGGGCTGGTGctggcccgcggccgccgccggggcgccgtgCGCACCTGCCTGCGCGAGCTGCAGCAGGGCTTCGAGCGGCGCGGCAGCGTCCCGCTGGGCCTCGGCGCCGTCCTCCGCGAGCTCCTCAG aCGTGGCAAAATGCAGAGAGAGTCGGACTTCATGGCCAGTGTAGACAGCAGCTGGATCTCTTGGGGTGTGGGAGTCTTCATTCTGAAACCCCTGAAGTGGACTCTGTCAAGTGTGCTGGGTGACAGTAAAGTACCTGAGGAGGAAGAAGTTCTGATTTTTGTGGAGCTACTTCAG GAAAAGGCCGAGGAAGTTTATCGCTTATATCAGAACTCCGCGCTCTCTTCTCACCCTGTTGTTGCCCTCTCAGAGCTGCGTTCCCTCTGTGCCAACGTTTGTCCAGATGAAAGGACGTTCTACTTGTTGCTGCTGCAGttgcagaaggaaaagagggTCACAATCCTGGAACAGAATGGAGAGAAG ATAGTGAAGTTTGCCCGAGGTCTTCATGCCAAAGTCTCTCCAATGAATGATGTGGACATTGGAGTATATCAGTTGATGCAAAGTGAACGGCTGCTGTCACAGAAGGTGGAGTCCCTTTCCCAGGAAGCAGAGAA GTGTAAAGAGGATGCCCGGAATGCTTGTAGAGCTGGGAAAAAGCAATTG GCGCTGAGATGTTTGAAGTCCAAACGAAGGACAGAAAGGCGCATCGAAGAGCTGCATTCCAAGCTGGATGCAGTGCAAGGGATCTTGGATCGTATATATGCCTCCCAGACCGATCAGATG GTATTTAATGCCTATCAAGCCGGTGTGGGAGCTCTGAAACTGTCTATGAAAGATATAACTGTGGAGAAGGCTGAGAACCTGGTGGATCAGATACAAGAG CTCTGTGACACTCAAGATGAAGTAGCTCAGACTCTGGCTGGAGTGGGGATCAATGGTCTAG AGACGGACACTGAGGAACTTGAGAAGGAGCTGGATAGTCTCCTCCAGGACTCGACTAAGGAGCCTGTAGATCTGCCTCCTGTTTCCCAGAAGCCACTGAACCCTGCCATTTCTGATGCTGAGCTTGAAGCTGAATTGGAAAAACTGTCCCTTTCCGATGGAG ATTTGGCGCAAAAGACTCCCTCTGCTTCCTCTGAACCCAAAACAGCTCTGGCACTGAATCTCTAA